In the Mycoplasmoides gallisepticum genome, one interval contains:
- the ptsP gene encoding phosphoenolpyruvate--protein phosphotransferase has product MKKYEGIGASNGVAIAKAYVLKAPVFNFDNNKIKPTEVEETITKIKQAFDKSSEQLRELRTIALKNLGEEIAVVFDGHINIVNDPMLFDQISQEVKDHLANAPTAVSKIYDQTKAMFEGIEDAYLKERASDIGDVKKRILSNLLNVALPDLLAINHEVIIIADDLTPSETSLLNKQYVKGFATNIGGRTSHSAIMARTLEIPAVLSLKTITETLKHDQLICIDGSKGVVYSDLSEADITTLKQDQQRYNESQAKLKKYLPPKAVTLDGHETIVAVNIGKPIDLLKGNDYGAKGVGLFRTEFLYMDSANWPDEETQFNAYKQALDYANNETVIIRTLDIGGDKKLNYYQFPEEMNPFLGFRAIRFTNQNPDIFKAQLRALLRAAKFGSLGIMFPMIANLEELFKAKEILEEAKKELDQRKVEYGKPLVGIMIEIPSAAVMSDVLAKYVDFFSIGTNDMIQYSFAVDRMSKDVNYLYQPLNPALLRIVKMTIDGGLKHNVWTGMCGEMAGEPLAIPILLGMGLKEFSMSASSMLKAKELINNLKYSDCKELVNRVINLESQEEVVKKVKEFLAKNNLSVA; this is encoded by the coding sequence ATGAAAAAATACGAAGGTATTGGTGCTTCAAATGGAGTAGCGATAGCTAAAGCTTACGTGCTTAAAGCTCCGGTTTTTAATTTTGACAACAATAAGATTAAACCAACTGAAGTAGAAGAAACAATCACTAAAATTAAGCAAGCTTTTGATAAAAGCTCTGAACAATTAAGAGAGTTAAGAACGATCGCACTAAAAAACTTAGGTGAAGAGATTGCGGTCGTTTTTGATGGTCACATTAACATCGTTAATGATCCCATGTTGTTTGATCAGATCTCACAAGAAGTTAAGGACCATTTAGCAAACGCGCCAACAGCGGTTTCTAAAATTTATGATCAAACCAAAGCGATGTTTGAAGGGATTGAAGATGCTTATCTTAAAGAAAGAGCTTCTGATATTGGTGATGTTAAAAAACGGATCTTATCTAACTTATTAAATGTTGCGTTGCCAGATCTATTAGCAATTAACCACGAAGTGATTATTATTGCTGATGATCTGACACCATCTGAAACTTCGTTATTAAATAAACAATACGTTAAAGGGTTTGCTACTAATATTGGTGGGAGAACTTCACACTCAGCGATTATGGCTAGAACACTAGAAATTCCTGCTGTATTGAGTTTAAAAACAATTACTGAAACACTTAAACACGATCAATTGATCTGTATTGATGGAAGTAAAGGTGTTGTTTATAGTGATCTAAGTGAAGCTGATATTACCACTCTTAAACAAGATCAACAAAGATATAACGAAAGTCAAGCTAAACTTAAGAAATACTTACCACCTAAAGCTGTAACACTAGATGGTCATGAAACGATCGTAGCAGTTAATATTGGTAAACCAATCGACCTATTAAAAGGTAATGATTATGGTGCTAAGGGTGTGGGGTTATTTAGAACTGAATTCTTATATATGGATTCAGCTAACTGACCGGATGAAGAAACTCAATTTAATGCTTACAAGCAAGCATTAGATTATGCGAATAATGAAACAGTAATTATTAGAACATTGGATATTGGTGGGGATAAGAAATTAAATTATTACCAATTCCCAGAAGAGATGAACCCATTCTTAGGGTTTAGAGCGATCCGTTTTACCAACCAAAATCCAGATATTTTTAAAGCACAATTAAGAGCATTACTACGTGCTGCTAAATTTGGTAGTTTAGGAATCATGTTCCCAATGATTGCTAATCTAGAAGAGTTATTCAAAGCCAAAGAGATTCTAGAAGAAGCTAAAAAAGAATTAGATCAACGTAAGGTTGAATATGGCAAGCCATTAGTGGGAATTATGATCGAAATTCCATCAGCTGCAGTGATGAGTGATGTTTTGGCTAAATATGTTGATTTCTTCTCAATCGGAACGAATGATATGATCCAATATTCGTTTGCCGTTGACCGAATGTCTAAAGATGTAAACTATCTATACCAACCACTTAATCCAGCTTTATTAAGAATTGTGAAGATGACAATCGATGGTGGGTTAAAGCACAATGTGTGAACTGGAATGTGTGGTGAGATGGCGGGTGAACCATTAGCAATTCCAATCCTATTAGGAATGGGCTTGAAAGAGTTTTCAATGTCGGCTTCTTCAATGCTTAAAGCAAAAGAATTGATAAACAACTTAAAATATTCTGATTGTAAAGAATTAGTTAACCGAGTAATTAATTTGGAAAGTCAAGAAGAAGTTGTCAAAAAAGTTAAGGAATTTTTAGCTAAAAATAACCTAAGTGTTGCTTAA
- a CDS encoding ribonuclease J, whose translation MCAFFVFIDIFILIINNMAKINFFTLGGQDEQGKNCSVLEVNDDIYLFNAGSLVPINSLLGVEQLIPDYSYIVNHKKKVKGLFIGYPSQSNLGSLLYLLKSLKPQTLTVYTSLIGKTIIESIMDKQRNFEPYKKHVNIVVLNPLKEFKINDSVSVIPFRVFSSIPYSYGFCLSTQDGMIVYIDDFILVNDKNKTFSSDLMDLRMLITNKKVLLLIVGAGQVGKHISNTSPNHRSKQAIEKFMNDCKGRSIIACYDDNVYAMFTAATIARKQQRPFIVYSQASINLFNTIIKKNMFNSRDLQTMPISEMNNVKDAIIVVANTPHNLYNQLAKIATGEDKRLKLDSEDRFILLTPKIAGFESYEAKILDEIARCDVIYKRLNSEVLPIKASNEDHKFLVNLLRPQYAVPIQGLYKEFVKYLEVVNQTGNFKEHQKPILLYNGEILSFVNGKLTNKHEELHLNSKCIDTAGVQDVKSMILSERFQMGCNGVVVLAMYFSTKKMEFLDAIDIQTYGVSDEAVKLNEAIQKCKTQIKTMQITFITDIKDRIEKNMKKRITMNDYTQFKKTIRKLVGKIFEKSLFKNAAVITSVVELEN comes from the coding sequence TTGTGTGCCTTTTTTGTTTTTATTGATATATTCATATTAATTATTAACAATATGGCTAAAATTAATTTTTTCACGCTAGGCGGACAGGACGAACAGGGAAAGAACTGTTCTGTTCTAGAAGTCAATGATGATATCTATTTATTTAATGCAGGGAGTTTGGTACCAATCAACAGTCTATTAGGTGTTGAACAACTAATCCCTGATTATTCATATATCGTCAATCATAAAAAGAAGGTTAAAGGTTTATTTATCGGTTATCCTTCACAATCAAACTTAGGTTCATTACTTTATTTATTAAAATCATTAAAACCCCAAACATTAACTGTTTATACTTCATTAATCGGTAAAACGATTATTGAAAGTATTATGGACAAACAACGCAACTTTGAGCCATATAAAAAACATGTCAATATCGTTGTTCTAAACCCATTAAAAGAGTTTAAGATCAATGACAGTGTTAGTGTCATTCCGTTTAGGGTATTTTCATCAATCCCTTATAGTTATGGTTTTTGTTTATCAACTCAAGATGGGATGATCGTTTATATCGATGATTTCATCTTGGTTAATGATAAGAACAAGACATTCAGTTCAGATCTAATGGATCTGAGAATGTTAATTACTAATAAAAAGGTTCTATTATTAATTGTTGGTGCTGGACAAGTGGGTAAACATATTAGTAATACCAGTCCCAACCACCGCTCAAAGCAAGCAATTGAAAAGTTCATGAACGATTGCAAAGGGCGAAGTATTATTGCTTGTTATGACGATAATGTTTATGCGATGTTTACGGCAGCTACGATTGCTAGAAAACAACAAAGACCATTTATCGTTTATAGTCAAGCATCAATTAACTTATTTAATACGATTATTAAGAAGAATATGTTTAATTCTCGAGATTTGCAAACGATGCCAATCAGCGAGATGAACAACGTTAAAGATGCGATTATTGTCGTAGCTAACACTCCGCACAATTTATACAACCAGTTAGCAAAGATTGCTACTGGTGAAGATAAACGCTTAAAACTAGATTCAGAAGATCGTTTTATCTTATTAACCCCTAAGATTGCAGGGTTTGAGAGTTATGAAGCTAAGATCTTAGATGAGATTGCGCGTTGTGATGTGATCTATAAGCGGCTTAATTCTGAAGTTTTACCAATTAAAGCTTCAAATGAAGATCATAAGTTTTTAGTTAACTTACTAAGACCACAATATGCAGTACCAATCCAAGGTCTATATAAAGAGTTTGTTAAATACCTTGAAGTGGTTAACCAAACTGGTAATTTCAAAGAGCACCAAAAACCAATCTTACTTTATAATGGTGAGATCTTAAGTTTTGTTAATGGGAAATTAACAAATAAACATGAAGAATTACATTTAAATTCAAAGTGTATTGATACTGCTGGAGTTCAAGATGTTAAATCGATGATCTTATCTGAGCGATTCCAAATGGGTTGTAATGGTGTTGTTGTTTTAGCGATGTATTTCTCAACCAAAAAGATGGAATTCTTAGATGCAATCGATATCCAAACTTATGGTGTTAGTGATGAAGCAGTTAAATTAAACGAAGCGATCCAAAAATGTAAAACTCAAATTAAAACGATGCAAATTACGTTCATCACAGATATCAAAGATCGAATCGAAAAGAATATGAAAAAACGGATTACGATGAACGATTACACCCAATTCAAAAAGACGATAAGAAAATTGGTAGGTAAGATCTTTGAAAAGAGCTTATTTAAGAATGCAGCGGTAATAACTAGTGTTGTTGAATTAGAAAACTAA
- the rpsO gene encoding 30S ribosomal protein S15 translates to MALSKDKKTEIIKKFQKNDADVGSVFVQVAVLTEEIKLLTEHLLKNKKDFISKRGLYTKVSKRKNLLNYLKQNDLNAYRNLISELELRHS, encoded by the coding sequence ATGGCATTATCAAAAGATAAAAAGACTGAAATCATCAAGAAATTCCAAAAAAATGACGCAGATGTTGGCAGTGTTTTTGTTCAAGTAGCTGTTTTAACAGAAGAAATTAAGTTATTAACAGAACACCTACTTAAAAACAAAAAAGACTTCATTTCAAAGCGCGGTCTTTATACGAAAGTTTCAAAACGCAAGAATCTGTTAAATTATTTAAAACAAAACGATTTGAACGCTTATAGAAACTTGATTTCAGAACTAGAATTAAGACATTCTTAA
- a CDS encoding sigma-70 family RNA polymerase sigma factor, giving the protein MINLLDINKVIDKYYWYAFKIASKVFYNYYSSLPFESADLHQISALAIMDGYNRFDSKKNNNFDGYIKKYVSLYIISTFKKETTNKRKLLNNSSEKDNTTPICHKTPEYYLKLDEFRTEIKKVLRKFRPNQRKIIMEFLQGSRICDIVKELKTNKHKVSYVITKFKNEIIKNDLIKNSLNY; this is encoded by the coding sequence ATGATTAATTTATTAGATATAAACAAAGTCATCGACAAATACTACTGATATGCATTTAAAATAGCTAGTAAAGTGTTTTACAACTACTATTCTTCTTTACCTTTTGAATCTGCTGATCTACATCAGATCTCTGCACTAGCGATCATGGATGGGTACAACCGATTTGATTCCAAGAAGAATAATAATTTTGATGGTTACATAAAAAAGTATGTTTCTTTATATATTATCAGCACGTTTAAAAAAGAAACTACCAATAAAAGAAAACTGTTAAATAACAGTTCAGAAAAAGACAATACCACTCCAATCTGTCACAAAACTCCAGAGTACTATCTCAAACTAGATGAGTTTAGAACTGAGATTAAAAAAGTCTTAAGAAAGTTCAGGCCAAATCAACGTAAGATCATTATGGAGTTTTTACAAGGTAGTCGGATCTGTGATATCGTAAAAGAGCTTAAGACTAACAAACATAAAGTTAGTTATGTGATTACGAAATTTAAAAATGAAATCATTAAAAATGATTTAATAAAGAACAGTTTAAATTATTAA